A section of the Salmo trutta chromosome 4, fSalTru1.1, whole genome shotgun sequence genome encodes:
- the LOC115192049 gene encoding nischarin-like isoform X3: MKTFSMKIVVLLGFVMLLSIALAEHDHGHQHIIEKRSSSEERGRGPGRGFPNFLQQYNYFLLLQRLGLFPAPAAPAPAAPAPAAPAPAPAPAPAPAPAGR, from the exons aTGAAGACTTTCAGCATGAAGATTGTTGTTCTACTTGGATTTGTGATGCTTCTCTCTATTGCTCTG GCTGAGCATGACCATGGCCATCAGCATATCATTGAGAAGCGCTCTTCAAGTGAAGAG CGTGGCCGTGGCCCTGGCCGTGGCTTTCCAAACTTTCTCCAGCAGTACAACTACTTTCTGCTTCTGCAAAGACTTGGTCTTTTCCCAGCCCCTGCAGCCCCGGCCCCTGCAGCACCTGCCCCTGCAGCACCggccccagctccagctccagccccagctccagctccagctggTCGCTGA